A genomic segment from Geitlerinema sp. PCC 7407 encodes:
- the mgtE gene encoding magnesium transporter, with the protein MTEHQNTSAPSVSRKELRDLVRVQLQMLLDQGNFQGAKALLIPVQPADIAEAIEGLPEPLQVIAFRLLSKDEATEVYEYLDSSVQQALIEEFKRQDVLDIVDKMSPDDRARLFDELPAKVVRRLLGQLSPAEREATALLLGYEAGTAGRIMTPKYISLKEGMTVTQAIERIRTMADTTETIYYLYVTDAARCLTGILSLRDLVTAQAGDRVGDVMTREVVSVTTDTDQEEVARMIQRYDFLAVPVVDAEQRLVGIVTVDDVIDILEQETTEDIYTLGGVQAGDDDYFQTNLFTVARRRVVWLFVLLITNTGTSAVISSQEDILQRVVALTAFIPLLIGTGGNVGAQSSTVVIRGLNVDKVRPTEAFTVVRREAIAGALLGALLGIVVAIWAYLLQHNLAVSIAVGISLLGISILASVAGSALPFLFKSLGFDPALMSAPFITTAVDVLGVFIYFSVARLVLRYLG; encoded by the coding sequence TTGACCGAACACCAGAACACCTCCGCTCCTTCTGTCTCCCGAAAAGAGCTGCGGGACCTCGTTCGCGTACAGCTGCAAATGCTGCTGGATCAAGGAAACTTTCAGGGAGCCAAAGCCCTCCTTATCCCCGTCCAGCCAGCCGATATTGCAGAGGCAATCGAAGGGTTGCCTGAACCCCTCCAGGTGATTGCCTTTCGGTTATTGTCCAAAGACGAAGCGACAGAGGTATACGAATACCTCGACTCTAGCGTGCAGCAGGCCCTCATTGAGGAGTTCAAACGTCAAGATGTTCTAGACATCGTTGACAAGATGTCTCCGGACGATCGGGCGCGCCTGTTTGACGAGCTGCCCGCCAAAGTCGTGCGGCGGCTGCTGGGCCAGCTCAGCCCCGCTGAGCGGGAGGCCACGGCGCTGCTGCTGGGCTACGAGGCCGGGACCGCAGGGCGGATCATGACGCCCAAATACATTTCCCTCAAAGAGGGCATGACGGTCACCCAGGCCATCGAGCGCATTCGCACCATGGCCGACACGACCGAAACGATTTATTACCTCTATGTGACCGATGCAGCCCGCTGTCTGACCGGCATTTTGTCGCTGCGGGATCTGGTGACGGCCCAGGCCGGAGACCGGGTCGGCGATGTGATGACTCGCGAGGTGGTCTCGGTGACGACGGACACGGACCAAGAAGAAGTGGCCCGGATGATTCAGCGCTATGACTTTTTGGCGGTGCCGGTGGTGGATGCTGAGCAGCGGCTGGTGGGTATCGTCACGGTGGACGACGTGATCGATATTTTGGAGCAGGAGACCACAGAGGATATCTATACCCTGGGCGGCGTCCAGGCCGGGGATGATGACTACTTCCAAACCAACCTGTTTACGGTGGCGCGGCGACGGGTGGTGTGGCTGTTTGTGCTGCTGATTACCAATACGGGCACGAGCGCGGTGATTAGCAGTCAGGAGGACATTTTGCAGCGGGTGGTGGCCCTGACGGCGTTCATTCCGCTGCTGATCGGCACTGGGGGCAACGTGGGCGCCCAGTCTTCGACGGTGGTGATTCGGGGCTTGAATGTGGATAAGGTGCGGCCTACGGAGGCCTTCACGGTGGTGCGGCGGGAGGCGATCGCCGGGGCGCTGCTCGGGGCGCTGCTCGGCATTGTGGTGGCGATCTGGGCTTACCTGCTTCAGCACAACCTGGCGGTGTCTATCGCGGTGGGGATCAGCCTGCTTGGCATCTCGATTTTGGCGTCGGTGGCGGGCTCGGCGCTGCCTTTTCTGTTCAAGTCTTTGGGATTTGATCCGGCTCTGATGTCGGCACCGTTTATTACAACGGCGGTGGACGTGCTGGGGGTGTTTATTTACTTCTCGGTCGCGCGTCTGGTTTTGCGATATTTAGGTTGA
- the aspS gene encoding aspartate--tRNA ligase, translated as MRTHYCGQLRPEHIGETVTICGWVDRRRDHGGVIFLDLRDRTGIAQIVSDPERTPQSYGSAGELRNEYVIRVTGRVSRRPDESLNAKLATGEIEIYADQIEVLNAVQRQLPFQISSAESETVREDLRLKYRYLDLRRDRMTRNLLLRHQVVKAVRRFLEDELNFVEVETPVLTRSTPEGARDYLVPSRVNPGEWFALPQSPQLFKQLLMVAGFDRYYQVARCFRDEDLRADRQPEFTQLDMEMSFLSQEEILELNESLVCHLFKVVKGVDLPRPFPRLTYAESMARYGTDRPDTRFGLELVDVSDLMAESGFKVFSGAIASGGSVKVLPIPGGNDAISNVRIKPGGDLFKEVCDAGAKGLAYIRVRENGEIDTIGAIKDNLTEEQKATLLARTGAEAGHLLLFGAGPTDIVNKSLDRLRQCLGRELDLIDPDKVNLLWVTDFPMFEWNADEKRLEALHHPFTAPNPEDLGDLKTARAQAYDLVYNGLEIGGGSLRIYQRNVQERVFEAIGLSPEEARNKFGFLLEAFEYGTPPHGGIAYGLDRLVMLLAGEESIRDTIAFPKTQQARCLLTDAPSGVDDRQLKELQVKSTYQPKKESIAQS; from the coding sequence ATGCGAACCCATTACTGCGGTCAACTCCGACCCGAACATATAGGAGAAACTGTCACAATTTGCGGCTGGGTGGACCGTCGCCGCGATCATGGGGGCGTAATCTTCCTGGATCTGCGCGATCGCACCGGCATTGCTCAAATCGTGAGTGACCCTGAGCGGACGCCCCAGTCCTATGGCTCGGCAGGCGAGCTCCGCAATGAATATGTGATCAGAGTGACCGGCCGCGTCTCTCGCCGGCCAGACGAATCGCTCAATGCCAAGCTGGCGACGGGCGAAATCGAGATCTATGCGGATCAAATCGAGGTTCTGAACGCGGTGCAGCGCCAGCTGCCTTTCCAGATCTCGAGCGCAGAATCGGAGACGGTGCGCGAGGATCTGCGCCTGAAGTATCGCTATCTCGATTTGCGCCGCGATCGCATGACCCGCAACCTGTTGCTGCGTCATCAGGTGGTCAAGGCGGTTCGGCGGTTCCTGGAGGACGAGCTGAATTTTGTCGAGGTGGAGACGCCGGTGCTGACCCGCTCGACGCCGGAGGGGGCGCGCGACTATCTGGTGCCGAGCCGCGTCAACCCTGGGGAGTGGTTTGCGCTGCCCCAGTCGCCCCAGCTGTTCAAGCAGTTGCTGATGGTGGCGGGCTTCGATCGCTACTATCAGGTGGCTCGCTGCTTCCGGGACGAAGATCTCCGGGCCGATCGCCAGCCGGAGTTTACGCAGCTCGACATGGAAATGAGCTTCTTGTCCCAAGAGGAAATCCTCGAGCTCAATGAGTCCCTGGTTTGCCATCTGTTCAAGGTGGTCAAAGGGGTGGATCTGCCCCGGCCCTTCCCGCGTTTGACTTACGCAGAGTCGATGGCTCGCTACGGGACCGATCGCCCGGACACGCGCTTTGGCCTAGAACTCGTGGATGTGTCGGACCTGATGGCGGAGTCGGGCTTCAAGGTCTTCTCGGGGGCGATCGCCTCTGGCGGTAGCGTCAAGGTTCTGCCCATTCCCGGCGGCAACGACGCCATCTCCAATGTCCGGATCAAGCCGGGCGGAGACCTGTTCAAGGAGGTCTGCGACGCCGGAGCCAAGGGACTGGCCTACATCCGCGTGCGCGAAAACGGCGAAATCGACACCATTGGCGCAATTAAGGACAACCTGACGGAGGAGCAAAAGGCCACGCTGCTGGCTCGGACCGGCGCGGAAGCGGGGCATTTGCTGCTGTTTGGCGCTGGTCCCACGGACATCGTCAACAAGTCCCTCGATCGCCTGCGTCAGTGCCTGGGCCGAGAGCTCGACCTGATTGATCCCGACAAGGTGAACCTGCTGTGGGTGACGGATTTCCCCATGTTTGAGTGGAACGCGGACGAAAAGCGCCTAGAAGCGCTCCACCACCCGTTTACTGCCCCCAACCCAGAAGATCTCGGCGATCTCAAGACGGCCCGCGCCCAGGCCTACGACCTGGTGTACAACGGCTTGGAAATCGGCGGTGGCAGTTTGCGCATCTATCAGCGCAACGTCCAGGAGCGGGTTTTTGAGGCGATCGGCTTGTCTCCTGAGGAGGCTCGCAACAAGTTCGGCTTCTTGCTGGAGGCCTTCGAGTACGGGACGCCTCCCCACGGCGGCATTGCCTACGGTCTCGATCGCTTGGTGATGCTGTTGGCGGGCGAGGAGTCGATCCGCGATACGATCGCCTTCCCCAAAACCCAGCAGGCTCGCTGCTTGCTCACTGATGCGCCGTCGGGCGTGGACGATCGCCAGCTCAAGGAGTTGCAGGTCAAGTCCACCTACCAGCCCAAGAAAGAGTCGATCGCTCAAAGCTAG
- a CDS encoding DUF6464 family protein translates to MSDTLKVCLVVMLGLGPPMVAFGLLRRAEAKAQARLQRTLEHWRSRRLSLVTSTVVEEPGFLGDLSCQFNARSPYLRCAVNPHGPCQSCTCYQPLG, encoded by the coding sequence ATGAGCGACACCTTGAAAGTGTGTTTGGTGGTGATGTTGGGTTTGGGGCCGCCCATGGTGGCCTTCGGGCTGCTGAGACGAGCCGAAGCGAAGGCCCAGGCTCGCTTGCAGCGGACGCTGGAGCACTGGCGATCGCGCCGGTTGTCCTTGGTGACGTCCACCGTGGTCGAGGAGCCAGGTTTCTTGGGCGATCTGAGCTGCCAGTTCAATGCGCGATCGCCCTACCTGCGCTGTGCTGTAAACCCCCATGGCCCCTGTCAGTCCTGCACCTGCTATCAGCCCCTTGGCTAG
- the ftsH2 gene encoding ATP-dependent zinc metalloprotease FtsH2, with the protein MKFSWRVLLLWTLPALVIGFFLWQGAFSTAPADMGRNTASTRMTYGRFLEYLDADRVQSVDLYDGGRTAIVEAIDPDLEGRIQRLRVDLPANAPELVTRLRQEHIDFDTHPPSNNGAIWGLLGNLLFPILLIAGLFFLFRRSNNVPGGPGQAMSFGKSRARFQMEAKTGVMFDDVAGIEEAKEELQEVVTFLKKPERFTAVGARIPKGVLLVGPPGTGKTLLAKAIAGEAGVPFFSISGSEFVEMFVGVGASRVRDLFKRAKENAPCIIFIDEIDAVGRQRGAGIGGGNDEREQTLNQLLTEMDGFEGNTGIIIIAATNRPDVLDSALLRPGRFDRQVTVDAPDIKGRLEVLEVHARNKKLAPEVSLDAIARRTPGFTGADLANLLNEAAILTARRRKEAITMLEIDDAVDRVVAGMEGTPLVDSKSKRLIAYHEVGHAIVGTLVKEHDPVQKVTLVPRGQARGLTWFTPSEDQGLISRSQILARITGALGGRAAEKVIFGDDEVTTGAGNDLQQVTGMARQMVTRFGMSDLGLLSLEGQSSEVFLGRDLMTRSEYSEEIAARVDAQVRTIVEHCYEDACRIMRDNRAVIDRLVDLLIEKETIDGEEFRQIVAEYTDVPEKEQYVPQL; encoded by the coding sequence ATGAAATTTTCTTGGAGAGTCCTGCTGCTATGGACCCTACCTGCCCTAGTCATCGGCTTCTTTCTGTGGCAGGGAGCTTTCTCTACAGCTCCAGCTGACATGGGACGGAACACGGCTAGTACCCGGATGACCTACGGTCGGTTCTTGGAGTACCTAGATGCAGACCGCGTCCAAAGCGTGGATCTATACGATGGTGGCCGGACGGCCATTGTCGAAGCCATTGACCCTGACCTAGAAGGCCGAATTCAGCGGCTACGGGTGGATCTCCCGGCGAATGCACCGGAGCTGGTCACGCGTCTGCGCCAAGAGCACATCGATTTTGACACGCATCCGCCGAGCAACAACGGCGCTATCTGGGGCCTGCTGGGCAACTTGCTGTTCCCCATTTTGCTGATTGCGGGTCTTTTCTTCCTGTTCCGCCGCTCCAACAACGTGCCTGGCGGCCCAGGGCAGGCGATGAGCTTTGGGAAGTCTCGCGCTCGCTTCCAGATGGAGGCCAAGACCGGCGTCATGTTTGATGATGTGGCCGGGATTGAAGAAGCGAAGGAAGAGCTGCAAGAGGTGGTGACCTTCCTCAAGAAGCCTGAGCGCTTTACGGCGGTGGGAGCTCGCATTCCCAAGGGCGTGCTGCTCGTCGGTCCTCCGGGAACGGGTAAGACGCTGCTGGCTAAGGCGATCGCCGGTGAAGCAGGCGTTCCTTTCTTCAGCATCTCCGGTTCTGAGTTTGTGGAAATGTTTGTCGGGGTCGGCGCTTCCCGCGTCCGTGACCTGTTCAAACGGGCCAAAGAAAACGCTCCTTGCATCATCTTCATCGATGAAATCGACGCAGTGGGCCGCCAGCGGGGCGCTGGCATCGGCGGCGGTAACGATGAGCGTGAGCAAACCCTCAACCAGCTGCTGACCGAGATGGACGGCTTTGAGGGCAACACGGGCATCATCATCATCGCGGCCACGAACCGCCCAGACGTCCTCGACTCTGCGCTGCTGCGCCCGGGCCGTTTCGATCGCCAGGTGACGGTGGACGCTCCCGATATTAAGGGCCGTCTGGAAGTCTTGGAAGTCCACGCTCGCAACAAGAAGCTGGCTCCGGAAGTGTCTCTCGATGCGATCGCCCGTCGGACCCCCGGCTTTACCGGGGCTGACCTGGCCAACCTGCTCAACGAAGCCGCCATCCTAACGGCGCGCCGCCGCAAAGAGGCTATCACGATGCTCGAAATCGATGATGCCGTTGACCGGGTGGTCGCTGGGATGGAAGGCACGCCGCTGGTCGACAGCAAGAGCAAGCGCCTGATTGCCTATCACGAGGTGGGCCACGCGATCGTCGGCACGCTGGTGAAAGAGCATGACCCAGTGCAGAAAGTCACCCTGGTGCCTCGCGGCCAAGCTCGGGGTCTGACCTGGTTCACCCCTTCAGAGGATCAAGGCCTGATCTCGCGCTCCCAGATTTTGGCTCGGATCACGGGCGCCCTGGGCGGTCGAGCCGCTGAGAAGGTCATTTTCGGCGATGACGAAGTTACGACTGGCGCTGGCAATGACTTGCAGCAAGTGACCGGCATGGCTCGTCAGATGGTGACTCGGTTTGGCATGTCTGACCTGGGTCTCCTCTCCCTGGAAGGCCAGTCTTCTGAGGTGTTCTTGGGACGCGACCTGATGACGCGATCGGAGTACTCCGAGGAGATCGCGGCTCGAGTGGATGCGCAGGTCCGCACGATTGTTGAGCACTGCTATGAAGATGCGTGCCGCATCATGCGCGATAACCGAGCTGTCATCGACCGTTTGGTAGATTTGCTCATCGAAAAAGAGACGATCGACGGCGAGGAGTTCCGCCAAATCGTTGCTGAGTATACAGATGTGCCCGAGAAGGAACAGTATGTTCCCCAACTGTAG
- a CDS encoding ParM/StbA family protein codes for MTFSQSAAPLGTILSIDLGRTSTKSCMGRDPESVVLIPANVAHMTVEQVRRGSFESQPTDPLLDIWLEHQGGGYAIGQLAADFGANLGVGQSKVEDALVKVLACIGYFGIAGEIAIVLGLPYHSQEQFDREKEQLIGLLRSPHVLSYRGEMLSVNIQQVWVMPEGYGSLIWCEAQPKRAADFTHQSVAVVDIGHQTTDFLMVDRFRFARGASKSEPFAMSQFYDQVATQIQGADSQSLSLIEAVHRLEGERFYRPRGATRPTNLDDILPSLSKSFARELSDRLVRWLPERATDVIVTGGGGEFFWNDLRPLLRDAKLKGHLAKPSRQANALGQYIYGEAQVAAAAARQPAGTSL; via the coding sequence ATGACCTTCTCCCAGTCCGCTGCGCCGCTAGGCACTATCCTCAGTATCGACCTCGGCCGCACATCTACCAAGTCCTGTATGGGCCGTGATCCGGAATCAGTGGTTTTGATTCCAGCCAATGTTGCTCACATGACCGTGGAGCAAGTGCGTCGAGGCAGCTTTGAGTCTCAGCCGACAGATCCTCTGCTAGACATCTGGCTGGAGCATCAGGGGGGTGGTTATGCCATTGGCCAGCTAGCGGCCGATTTTGGGGCCAACCTGGGGGTGGGGCAGTCAAAGGTTGAGGATGCTTTGGTGAAGGTGCTGGCCTGCATCGGCTATTTTGGCATTGCCGGAGAGATCGCGATTGTTTTGGGATTGCCCTATCACTCCCAGGAACAGTTCGATCGCGAAAAGGAGCAGTTGATTGGTTTGCTGCGATCGCCCCACGTCCTGAGCTATCGCGGGGAAATGCTCTCTGTCAATATTCAGCAGGTCTGGGTGATGCCCGAGGGCTACGGCAGCCTGATTTGGTGCGAGGCTCAGCCCAAGCGGGCAGCCGATTTTACCCACCAGTCTGTTGCTGTGGTGGATATTGGGCACCAGACAACGGACTTTTTAATGGTCGATCGTTTCCGGTTTGCCCGAGGTGCCTCCAAGAGCGAACCCTTTGCGATGAGCCAGTTCTACGACCAAGTCGCGACCCAAATCCAAGGGGCAGATAGCCAGTCGCTGTCGCTCATTGAAGCGGTACATCGCCTCGAAGGAGAGCGCTTTTATCGGCCTCGGGGCGCAACTCGCCCGACCAACTTAGATGATATTTTGCCAAGTCTCAGCAAAAGCTTTGCGCGGGAACTCTCCGATCGCTTGGTGCGGTGGCTGCCTGAGCGAGCAACGGATGTGATTGTCACCGGAGGCGGGGGAGAGTTCTTCTGGAATGACTTGCGACCGCTCCTGCGAGACGCCAAGCTGAAGGGCCACCTCGCGAAGCCGTCCCGCCAAGCGAACGCCCTGGGGCAATACATCTACGGCGAGGCCCAGGTGGCGGCTGCGGCCGCGCGTCAGCCGGCGGGGACCTCTCTATGA
- the gltX gene encoding glutamate--tRNA ligase: MTVRVRLAPSPTGNLHIGTARTAVFNWLFARHLGGQFILRVEDTDLERSRDEYTQNIFEGLTWLGLTWDEGPFFQSQRLELYREAIAKLVAGGKAYRCYCTTEELDQMRADQKARGQAPRYDNRHRNLTPEQEQAFLAEGRQPVIRFRIEDDREIVWDDMVRGRMTWKGSDLGGDMVIARAASATEVGQPLYNLAVVVDDIDMRITHVIRGEDHIANTAKQILLYEALGAEVPLFAHTPLILNQTGQKLSKRDGVTSISDFKKMGYVAEALANYMTLLGWSPPDSTQERFTLANAAKEFSFERVNKAGAKFDWDKLNWLNSQYLHEMPAEQLVDQLIPYWQEAGYSFDAEGDRAWLESLTALVGPSLVRLDDAVEMVRFFFASELAYSEEGKAQLQQAEVAGVLQAIAEQLTPGSLTAESAGELVKQVTKSQNVKKGLVMRSLRAALTGDVHGPDLTQSWILLNQHGQDKSRLESAIALAQA, translated from the coding sequence GTGACCGTTCGTGTTCGTCTTGCCCCTAGTCCGACTGGGAACCTTCACATTGGTACCGCTCGGACGGCTGTATTCAACTGGCTATTTGCGCGCCATCTGGGCGGTCAGTTTATTCTGCGGGTAGAAGATACCGATCTAGAGCGATCGCGCGACGAGTACACCCAAAATATTTTCGAGGGCCTTACCTGGCTGGGCCTCACCTGGGACGAAGGCCCATTTTTCCAGTCCCAACGTCTTGAGCTATATCGCGAGGCGATCGCCAAGCTTGTGGCCGGGGGCAAGGCTTACCGCTGCTACTGCACGACCGAAGAGCTCGACCAGATGCGAGCCGATCAGAAAGCTCGGGGTCAAGCGCCGCGCTATGACAACCGCCATCGCAACCTGACGCCCGAGCAAGAGCAAGCCTTCCTGGCCGAGGGTCGTCAGCCTGTGATTCGCTTTCGGATCGAGGACGATCGCGAGATTGTCTGGGATGACATGGTCCGGGGCCGCATGACCTGGAAAGGCAGCGACCTCGGGGGAGACATGGTCATCGCGCGGGCGGCCAGCGCCACTGAGGTGGGCCAGCCGCTGTACAACCTAGCGGTCGTTGTGGACGACATCGATATGCGGATCACCCACGTGATCCGCGGCGAAGACCACATTGCCAACACGGCCAAGCAAATCTTGCTGTACGAGGCCCTAGGCGCTGAGGTGCCGCTGTTTGCCCACACGCCTTTGATCTTGAATCAGACCGGCCAAAAGCTGTCTAAGCGTGACGGCGTAACGTCTATCTCGGACTTCAAGAAGATGGGCTACGTCGCCGAGGCGCTGGCGAATTACATGACCTTGCTGGGCTGGTCTCCGCCGGACTCGACCCAAGAGCGCTTTACTCTGGCGAATGCGGCCAAGGAGTTTAGCTTTGAGCGGGTTAACAAGGCGGGAGCAAAATTTGATTGGGACAAGCTGAACTGGCTCAATAGCCAATACCTTCACGAAATGCCCGCTGAGCAGCTCGTGGATCAGCTGATTCCCTACTGGCAGGAGGCGGGCTACAGCTTTGATGCTGAAGGCGATCGCGCCTGGCTCGAAAGCCTAACGGCGCTGGTGGGTCCGAGCCTGGTGCGCTTGGATGACGCAGTCGAAATGGTTCGCTTCTTTTTTGCCAGCGAGCTGGCCTACAGCGAGGAAGGTAAAGCTCAGCTCCAGCAAGCCGAGGTGGCCGGTGTGCTTCAGGCGATCGCCGAGCAGCTCACCCCCGGATCTTTGACTGCGGAATCTGCCGGTGAGCTAGTCAAGCAGGTCACCAAGAGTCAAAACGTCAAAAAAGGCCTGGTCATGCGATCGCTGCGGGCAGCCCTGACTGGGGATGTGCACGGCCCCGACCTAACTCAGTCGTGGATCTTGCTTAATCAGCACGGCCAAGATAAATCTCGCCTCGAATCGGCGATCGCTTTGGCCCAAGCGTAG
- a CDS encoding photosystem II protein Y — protein MDLRLLIVLLPILLAGGWAVFNIGKYALAQVQNFLNKQA, from the coding sequence ATGGATTTGCGTCTGTTGATTGTTCTGCTACCGATTCTCCTGGCAGGTGGCTGGGCGGTTTTCAACATCGGCAAATATGCTCTGGCACAGGTTCAGAACTTCCTGAACAAGCAAGCTTAG
- a CDS encoding gamma carbonic anhydrase family protein encodes MGDRNKTPANASPWPSVDFSAAAFVAENATVMGWVTLSEGSSVWYGSILRGDIERIQIGAHTNVQDGAILHCDVGQPTVLEDYVTVGHRAVIHSAHIERGSLIGIGAVVLNGVRVGAGSIVGAGAVVTKDVPPRSLVAGVPAKILREVSQEEAAELIEHARRYETLAIAHAGRGSDLGFTGPSPA; translated from the coding sequence ATGGGCGATCGCAACAAAACTCCAGCAAACGCTTCTCCTTGGCCCAGCGTTGATTTCTCCGCTGCTGCCTTTGTGGCCGAAAACGCCACGGTGATGGGCTGGGTGACCCTCAGCGAGGGCAGCAGTGTTTGGTATGGCAGCATTTTGCGCGGTGATATCGAGCGAATTCAGATTGGCGCCCATACAAATGTTCAAGACGGCGCTATTTTGCACTGTGATGTTGGTCAGCCAACGGTCCTCGAAGACTACGTCACCGTGGGTCATCGCGCCGTGATTCACAGCGCCCACATCGAGCGCGGGAGCCTGATCGGCATTGGCGCTGTGGTCCTCAATGGGGTGCGCGTGGGCGCGGGCAGCATTGTGGGGGCTGGGGCGGTGGTGACGAAGGACGTTCCGCCGCGATCGCTGGTGGCTGGCGTTCCGGCCAAGATTTTGCGAGAGGTTTCTCAGGAAGAGGCGGCAGAACTGATTGAGCACGCTCGTCGCTACGAAACCCTGGCGATCGCCCACGCAGGGAGAGGCAGCGATCTCGGATTTACAGGCCCCTCCCCCGCTTGA
- a CDS encoding TIGR02652 family protein — protein MMNPGLQYPIFGPEIQCPHCRQTIPALTLTDTYLCARHGAFEADPETKELVHLQSGRHWRQWNNEWYRQHTHPDGIRFEIHEALDRLYTQGYRATRVIIAQRYKDLISAFLERNTPWRGQSDASRPRLYGLPVEFSPDPQEEPCWDVINFNLEKEPGAPVRYPYFRLFE, from the coding sequence ATGATGAATCCAGGCTTGCAATATCCCATTTTCGGACCGGAAATCCAGTGCCCGCATTGTCGCCAAACTATCCCAGCACTTACTCTGACCGATACGTATTTGTGTGCTCGTCATGGGGCCTTTGAAGCCGATCCGGAGACCAAAGAGTTAGTGCATTTGCAGTCGGGTCGTCATTGGCGTCAGTGGAATAACGAGTGGTATCGCCAGCACACTCATCCAGACGGAATTCGCTTTGAGATTCACGAAGCGCTCGATCGCCTCTACACCCAGGGATATCGGGCAACGCGGGTCATCATTGCGCAACGCTACAAAGATCTCATCAGCGCATTTCTGGAGCGCAATACGCCCTGGCGAGGCCAGTCCGACGCTTCTAGGCCCAGACTGTATGGTTTGCCTGTGGAGTTTAGCCCCGATCCCCAGGAGGAGCCTTGCTGGGATGTAATCAACTTCAATCTTGAAAAAGAACCCGGGGCGCCGGTTCGCTATCCCTACTTTCGGCTGTTTGAGTGA
- a CDS encoding VOC family protein: protein MHHASIRTANIHRAIAFYEQLGFTVCERFTTGMTLACWMEGLGGRIELIQIPQPRPAPDAFGDEHYVGYYHLSFDLTRHADSLPSWLEALRDQFLRAAAEQPDRLQPLTVLLPPMQQMIGDRVYEVAFIADADGLPLEFLRVLS from the coding sequence ATGCACCATGCGTCAATTCGTACTGCGAATATTCATCGAGCGATCGCCTTCTATGAGCAGCTGGGGTTTACGGTTTGTGAGCGCTTCACGACGGGGATGACGCTGGCGTGCTGGATGGAGGGTTTGGGGGGACGCATTGAGCTGATTCAGATTCCCCAGCCTCGACCCGCGCCGGATGCCTTTGGCGATGAGCACTATGTGGGCTATTACCATCTCTCTTTTGACCTGACGCGTCATGCAGACAGTCTGCCGAGCTGGCTGGAGGCGCTCAGAGATCAGTTCCTGCGGGCAGCGGCAGAGCAGCCCGATCGCCTGCAACCCCTCACGGTCCTGCTGCCGCCTATGCAGCAGATGATTGGCGATCGCGTGTACGAAGTGGCTTTCATTGCGGATGCGGACGGGCTGCCCCTGGAATTTTTGCGAGTGCTGTCATGA